The following coding sequences lie in one Lolium perenne isolate Kyuss_39 chromosome 2, Kyuss_2.0, whole genome shotgun sequence genomic window:
- the LOC127336420 gene encoding 2-methylpropanoate--CoA ligase CCL4, whose product MEKLGANKANSCPLTPLGFLERAATVFGDCPSVVYHGAAFTWSQTYRRCLRLASALVSLGISRHDVVSVLLPNVPAMYEAHFGVPMSGAVLHSINTRLDARTVAVLLRHSGSKLVFVDPAMVPLLDDALRLLPAGHQAPRVVLVEDPHQKDFLPAPTTTTMTYERLLEMGDPEFAWVRPLSEWDPMVLNYTSGTTAAPKGVVHCHRGIFLVTVGSLVDWAVPPRPTILWTLPMFHANGWSFPWGMAVVGGTNVCLRRVDAAEVYDTIARCGVTHLCGAPVVLNMLANAPEGVRKLLPGKVQIMTAGAPPPAVVLHRAEAMGFEVSHGYGMTETAGHAVSCAWKGEWDKLPATERARLKARQGVRTPSMTEVDIVDSETGRSVPRDGATMGEVVLRGGSVMLGYLDDVDATRAAIREDGWFYTGDVGVMHPDGYMEIRDRSKDVIISGGENISSVEVESVLYGHPAVNEAAVVARPDEFWGETPCAFVSLKDNVAGAVTAAEVIAWTRERMPGYMVPKTVVFRAELPKTSTGKILKYVLRNLAKEMGPSRWGGSKM is encoded by the exons ATGGAGAAGCTCGGCGCGAACAAGGCTAACTCGTGCCCGCTCACACCGCTGGGGTTCCTGGAGCGCGCGGCCACCGTGTTCGGCGACTGCCCCTCGGTCGTTTACCACGGCGCCGCCTTCACCTGGTCCCAGACATACCGCCGCTGTCTCCGCCTCGCCTCCGCCCTCGTCTCCCTCGGCATCTCCCGCCACGACGTC GTGTCCGTGCTGCTGCCGAACGTGCCGGCCATGTACGAGGCGCACTTCGGTGTGCCGATGAGCGGCGCCGTGCTCCACAGCATCAACACGCGCCTTGACGCGCGCACGGTCGCCGTCCTGCTCCGCCACTCTGGCTCCAAGCTCGTCTTCGTCGACCCGGCAATGGTTCCGCTTCTCGACGACGCGCTCCGCCTCCTCCCAGCTGGGCACCAAGCCCCACGCGTCGTCCTCGTCGAGGACCCTCACCAGAAAGACTTTCTTCCAGCGCCTACCACCACGACTATGACCTACGAAAGGCTCCTGGAGATGGGCGACCCCGAGTTCGCGTGGGTCCGGCCCTTGAGCGAGTGGGACCCTATGGTACTGAACTACACATCTGGCACGACAGCTGCGCCAAAGGGAGTCGTCCACTGCCATCGTGGGATCTTCTTGGTCACCGTCGGCTCGCTCGTGGACTGGGCGGTGCCGCCGCGGCCAACCATCCTATGGACGCTGCCCATGTTCCACGCCAATGGGTGGAGCTTCCCGTGGGGGATGGCCGTGGTGGGTGGCACCAACGTCTGCCTCCGCCGTGTCGACGCTGCCGAGGTCTACGACACCATCGCCCGCTGCGGGGTCACGCACCTCTGCGGCGCACCCGTCGTGCTCAACATGTTGGCGAACGCGCCTGAGGGCGTGCGGAAGCTTCTCCCTGGGAAGGTCCAGATCATGACGGCCGGCGCGCCACCGCCGGCAGTGGTGCTCCATCGCGCAGAGGCCATGGGCTTTGAGGTCAGCCACGGGTACGGGATGACCGAGACTGCGGGACATGCGGTGTCGTGCGCCTGGAAGGGGGAGTGGGACAAGCTCCCCGCGACGGAGCGCGCACGGCTCAAGGCGAGGCAGGGAGTGCGCACCCCGAGCATGACAGAGGTGGACATCGTCGACAGTGAAACCGGTAGAAGCGTGCCGCGAGACGGCGCCACGATGGGCGAGGTCGTGCTCCGCGGCGGGTCCGTCATGCTTGGCTACTTAGACGACGTCGACGCGACCAGGGCAGCGATCCGGGAAGATGGGTGGTTCTACACGGGGGATGTCGGCGTCATGCACCCGGACGGGTACATGGAGATCCGCGACCGCTCCAAGGACGTGATCATCAGCGGCGGGGAGAACATCAGCAGCGTCGAGGTGGAGTCCGTTCTCTATGGTCACCCGGCGGTGAACGAGGCGGCGGTGGTGGCACGCCCCGACGAGTTCTGGGGGGAGACGCCGTGCGCGTTCGTAAGCCTCAAGGACAATGTGGCGGGCGCGGTGACTGCGGCCGAGGTCATCGCATGGACCCGGGAACGCATGCCGGGCTATATGGTTCCCAAGACTGTCGTGTTTCGCGCCGAGCTGCCCAAAACATCCACCGGTAAGATCCTAAAGTACGTGCTTCGGAATCTTGCCAAGGAGATGGGACCAAGTCGCTGGGGAGGCAGCAAGATGTAG